In the genome of Phlebotomus papatasi isolate M1 chromosome 2, Ppap_2.1, whole genome shotgun sequence, one region contains:
- the LOC129802197 gene encoding regulator of microtubule dynamics protein 1-like, translated as MVYRVVSLFRRVIQCGLRNSSGQKSHSRALQSLSLARIPKTFRGKTWSPVLIAFSVFGYSFGSGGKEDVSEKETSSMSSSVEELIPQSDQYFDENKYKEAYEVLLNHPERDSNVEVLWRIARAQYKAAKEMTNKTEKADMLRKGFEFIRRGLELDDSHYAVHKWYAVLLDAKSEQDGMWERVNQLHNVKHHMIRATECNPSDPTSWWILGCFEFGIADMSWYVMKLVQKILKEPPTGTYENALECFLKAENLQPMFYTTNHLWLGKCYTALKDPEKAKHHLNIAATTPVKNYDDKKCQEEALQLLKKL; from the exons ATGGTGTACAGGGTAGTGTCTTTGTTCCGGAGAGTCATCCAGTGTGGTCTGAGAAATTCGTCTGGTCAGAAAAGCCACTCACGAGCGTTGCAGAGTCTCTCTCTCGCCAGAATTCCCAAG ACTTTCAGGGGGAAAACTTGGTCTCCAGTGCTGATAGCTTTTTCAGTCTTTGGGTACTCTTTCGGGTCAGGTGGCAAGGAGGACGTCAGTGAGAAGGAGACATCAAGTATGTCGAGTTCGGTGGAAGAGCTAATCCCTCAGTCGGATCAGTATTTCGATGAGAATAAGTACAAGGAAGCTTATGAAGTTCTCCTGAATCATCCT GAGCGAGATAGCAATGTTGAGGTTCTCTGGCGAATCGCTCGAGCTCAGTACAAAGCTGCCAAGGAGATGACCAACAAAACGGAGAAAGCAGACATGCTCCGGAAAGGTTTTGAGTTCATCCGGAGAGGCCTGGAACTCGATGATTCCCACTATGCCGTTCACAAGTGGTACGCTGTCCTTTTGGATGCCAAGAGTGAGCAGGATGGGATGTGGGAGCGAGTGAATCAACTGCACAATGTCAAGCATCACATGATTCGTGCCACCGAATGCAATCCCAGCGATCCCACGAGTTGGTGGATCCTGGGATGCTTCGAATTTGGCATTGCTGACATGTCTTGGTATGTGATGAAGCTGGTGCAGAAGATTCTCAAGGAACCTCCGACGGGCACTTATGAAAATGCCCTCGAGTGTTTCCTGAAGGCTGAGAATCTGCAGCCAATGTTCTACACTACGAATCACCTTTGGCTCGGAAAGTGCTACACTGCTCTCAAggatcccgaaaaggccaagcATCATCTCAACATTGCTGCCACAACGCCAGTTAA AAATTACGATGACAAGAAATGCCAGGAAGAGGCTCTGCAACTCCTCAAGAAATTATGA